From Pseudofrankia saprophytica, a single genomic window includes:
- a CDS encoding HAD-IIA family hydrolase, with the protein MSVADERTLARDGEVDPGYGPPLDGSAAPAERFDVALLDLDGVVNRGDGAVPHAAEAIAAAGRSGMRSAYVTNNALRTPEAVAARLAGFGVPARPDEVITSAQSAAHVLAQRLPAGAAVLIVGGEGLRAAVAAEGLTPVTSADDKPLAVVQGFDPDLTYQRLAEAALAVRAGALWVASNADLTVPTERGLAPGNGALVAMVRAATGAEPLVTGKPEPAMHAESMRRSGARRPVIVGDRLDTDIESGARTGTPTLLVLTGVATASELLAAAPRHRPTLLADDLRGLLRPHPPARLTPAGRARCGAWECHVDDAGTLQWHERAADPSGGLDGGEGGDAGVPDDGLDALRAACLASWAAFDAGQPPRRVARDRPRACGDLTIPA; encoded by the coding sequence ATGAGCGTGGCCGATGAGCGGACGCTCGCCCGTGACGGGGAAGTCGACCCGGGCTACGGGCCACCCCTGGACGGCTCGGCGGCGCCGGCGGAGCGGTTCGACGTCGCGCTGCTCGACCTCGATGGGGTGGTCAACCGGGGAGACGGAGCCGTGCCGCACGCCGCCGAGGCGATCGCGGCCGCCGGGCGAAGCGGGATGCGCTCCGCCTACGTGACGAACAACGCGCTGCGCACCCCGGAGGCGGTCGCGGCCCGGCTCGCCGGGTTCGGCGTGCCGGCCCGCCCGGACGAGGTCATCACCTCGGCGCAGTCGGCGGCGCATGTGCTCGCCCAGCGGTTGCCGGCGGGCGCGGCGGTGCTGATCGTCGGCGGGGAGGGGCTGCGCGCCGCGGTCGCGGCCGAGGGGCTCACCCCCGTGACGTCGGCCGACGACAAGCCACTGGCCGTCGTCCAGGGCTTCGACCCCGACCTGACCTACCAGCGGCTCGCCGAGGCGGCGCTCGCGGTGCGCGCCGGGGCGCTGTGGGTCGCGAGCAACGCCGACCTGACCGTGCCGACGGAGCGTGGCCTGGCGCCGGGGAACGGGGCACTGGTCGCGATGGTCCGGGCGGCGACCGGCGCGGAGCCGCTGGTGACCGGAAAGCCGGAGCCCGCGATGCACGCCGAGTCGATGCGCCGCTCGGGCGCCCGCCGGCCGGTCATCGTCGGCGACCGGCTCGACACCGACATCGAGTCCGGCGCCCGCACCGGCACGCCGACGCTGCTGGTTCTCACCGGTGTGGCGACCGCGTCCGAGCTGCTCGCGGCCGCTCCCAGACACCGCCCGACCCTGCTGGCCGACGACCTGCGCGGCCTGCTGCGCCCGCACCCGCCGGCCCGCCTCACGCCGGCCGGGCGCGCCCGCTGCGGCGCCTGGGAGTGCCATGTGGACGACGCCGGCACGCTCCAGTGGCATGAGCGGGCCGCTGACCCGTCCGGCGGCCTGGATGGCGGCGAAGGCGGCGACGCCGGCGTCCCGGACGATGGTCTGGACGCCCTGCGGGCCGCCTGCCTCGCCTCCTGGGCGGCGTTCGACGCCGGTCAGCCACCGCGCCGCGTCGCGCGCGACCGCCCCCGTGCCTGCGGGGACCTCACGATCCCGGCCTGA
- a CDS encoding tetratricopeptide repeat protein has translation MSEQFDDGARPPGPAGSPAGSVYDWYTRGVALHGHGDANAAVQLLAHACAAEPASRSAREALARAQFDAGQYEAALETFAWIVDQDPTDDYAQFGLGMAARRTGDLPTAIEHLALAAAMRPDIQHYGRELRGARAHLNRARSA, from the coding sequence ATGTCCGAGCAGTTCGACGACGGCGCGCGACCGCCGGGCCCGGCGGGTTCACCCGCTGGAAGCGTGTACGACTGGTACACCCGTGGTGTCGCGCTGCACGGCCACGGCGACGCGAACGCGGCGGTCCAGCTGCTGGCGCACGCCTGCGCCGCCGAGCCGGCGTCACGCAGCGCGCGTGAGGCGCTCGCGCGCGCGCAGTTCGACGCCGGGCAGTACGAGGCGGCCCTGGAGACGTTCGCCTGGATCGTCGACCAGGACCCCACCGACGACTATGCCCAGTTCGGCCTGGGGATGGCCGCTCGCCGCACCGGCGACCTGCCCACCGCGATCGAGCACCTGGCGCTGGCCGCGGCGATGCGTCCGGACATTCAGCACTATGGCCGGGAGCTGCGCGGTGCCCGCGCCCACCTGAACCGGGCCCGCTCCGCGTGA
- a CDS encoding DUF1015 family protein yields MVDDATAAAATTVPTPAGLVLAPFRAARYTAAAGAAENLAALTSPPYDVIDDAGVAALEAADPHNAVRLILPRDRSADEPGSRYARAAEALADWLGSGVLARDEAPGLYVYEEEQDGHRQRGLVGGVALADPDAGIILPHENTMAGPVSDRLALQQATRANLEPIFLLYEGGGETSRIVAETVATEPLLAAVTDDGVAHRIWALTDPATLATIAADLLPRRAVIADGHHRYATYRHYQAERHAAGDGPGPWDFGLTFLVDATVSGPQVHPIHRAVRGLPVTEAARRAEGAFTVRQLATAGTPGTADVARLLDELAKAGQAGHAFVITDGRDAYLLTEPGAEVLARSLPADRSAAFRGLDVTVAHLTLISDVWGQEDKVGVVDYFHDAPAAIAAAADGDGTALLLNPTPVAGVTAVAGAGERMPRKSTLFTPKPRTGLLIRLLDES; encoded by the coding sequence ATGGTCGACGACGCCACCGCTGCCGCCGCTACCACCGTGCCCACCCCCGCCGGTCTGGTGCTAGCGCCGTTCCGCGCGGCCAGGTACACCGCCGCCGCCGGGGCCGCCGAGAACCTCGCGGCGCTGACGTCCCCGCCGTACGACGTGATCGACGACGCTGGAGTCGCGGCGCTGGAGGCCGCCGACCCGCACAACGCGGTCCGGCTGATCCTGCCCAGGGACCGTTCTGCCGACGAGCCGGGCAGCCGCTACGCCCGCGCGGCCGAGGCCCTCGCCGACTGGCTGGGCTCCGGCGTCCTGGCGCGCGACGAGGCGCCGGGGCTCTACGTCTACGAGGAGGAGCAGGACGGCCACCGCCAGCGCGGGCTGGTCGGCGGCGTCGCGCTCGCCGACCCGGACGCCGGGATCATCCTGCCGCACGAGAACACGATGGCCGGCCCGGTCTCCGACCGGCTGGCGCTGCAGCAGGCGACCCGGGCGAACCTCGAGCCGATCTTCCTGCTCTACGAGGGCGGCGGCGAGACCAGCCGGATCGTCGCCGAGACCGTCGCCACCGAGCCGTTGCTGGCAGCGGTCACCGATGACGGCGTGGCGCACCGGATCTGGGCGCTGACCGACCCGGCGACGCTCGCCACGATCGCCGCCGACCTGCTGCCGCGCCGCGCGGTGATCGCCGACGGTCACCACCGCTACGCGACCTACCGGCACTACCAGGCCGAGCGGCACGCCGCCGGCGACGGCCCCGGCCCGTGGGACTTCGGCCTGACCTTCCTCGTCGACGCCACGGTCTCCGGCCCGCAGGTGCACCCGATTCACCGGGCCGTGCGCGGCCTCCCCGTCACCGAGGCCGCCCGCCGGGCCGAAGGGGCGTTCACCGTACGCCAGCTGGCGACAGCGGGCACCCCGGGCACCGCCGACGTCGCGCGGCTGCTCGACGAGCTGGCCAAGGCCGGCCAGGCCGGGCACGCGTTCGTCATCACGGACGGCCGCGACGCCTACCTGCTGACCGAGCCGGGCGCCGAGGTGCTCGCCCGCAGCCTGCCGGCGGACCGCTCGGCGGCCTTCCGCGGGCTGGACGTGACGGTCGCGCACCTGACGTTGATCAGCGATGTCTGGGGCCAGGAGGACAAGGTCGGCGTCGTCGACTACTTCCACGACGCCCCGGCCGCGATCGCCGCGGCGGCGGACGGTGACGGCACGGCGCTGCTGCTCAACCCCACGCCGGTCGCCGGGGTGACGGCGGTCGCCGGGGCTGGCGAGCGCATGCCGCGCAAGTCGACCCTGTTCACGCCCAAGCCCCGCACCGGCCTGCTCATCCGCCTGCTCGACGAGTCCTGA